A part of Phoenix dactylifera cultivar Barhee BC4 chromosome 2, palm_55x_up_171113_PBpolish2nd_filt_p, whole genome shotgun sequence genomic DNA contains:
- the LOC103716992 gene encoding uncharacterized protein At1g08160-like, producing the protein MPGPVTGLNAPPASRIRRPKLLRCIAITAVVLLILAGLAILIFWLVVRPAPLGYSVDDASIHGFNLTANQLSASFNLTLRADNPNHRVGVYYDSIDVAVWCSDQLVAFSGVAPFYQGHRNVTTIEVDPVAKSVPLLTSVADNIKHDRSAGVVELEVRVRASIRFKVGLAKTKHYTLTADCSPVVVHLSKSARFQRTYCDVDI; encoded by the coding sequence ATGCCCGGCCCTGTAACCGGCCTCAACGCCCCGCCGGCCTCGCGCATCCGACGTCCCAAGCTCCTGCGATGCATCGCCATCACCGCCGTCGTCCTCCTTATTCTCGCCGGCCtcgccatccttatcttctggCTCGTCGTCCGACCAGCCCCGCTCGGGTACTCGGTAGACGACGCCAGCATCCACGGCTTCAACCTCACCGCCAATCAGCTGAGCGCAAGCTTCAACCTGACTCTACGTGCCGACAACCCCAACCACCGGGTCGGGGTGTACTACGACTCCATCGACGTTGCCGTGTGGTGCTCCGACCAGTTGGTGGCCTTCTCCGGGGTGGCGCCGTTCTACCAGGGCCACCGGAACGTGACGACCATCGAGGTCGATCCTGTCGCCAAGTCGGTGCCGCTGCTGACGTCGGTGGCGGATAATATTAAGCACGACCGGTCGGCGGGGGTGGTGGAGCTGGAGGTGAGGGTGAGAGCGAGCATTAGGTTCAAGGTGGGGCTGGCGAAGACGAAGCACTACACGCTGACGGCCGACTGCTCGCCGGTGGTGGTGCACCTCTCGAAGTCAGCTCGTTTTCAGAGGACTTACTGTGATGTCGATATCTGA